The following proteins are encoded in a genomic region of Nocardioides renjunii:
- a CDS encoding carboxyl transferase domain-containing protein → MRELVDDLRARLARVRLGGSESARRKHTDRGKLLARDRVDRLLDPGSPFLELAPLAAYGMYGAGAGGEAEDHAVPSAGVVAGIGRVSGRECVVVANDATVKGGTYYPMTVKKHLRAQTIAAENHLPCIYLVDSGGAFLPMQDEVFPDREHFGRIFFNQANLSAQGIPQIASVMGSCTAGGAYVPAMSDETVIVRNQGTIFLGGPPLVKAATGEVVTAEDLGGGDVHARTSGVVDHLAEDDAHALAIVRSIVDTLPAVRPAREPAADVEEPHEPPESLYDVVPTDTRTPYDVREVVRRVVDGSRFHEFKKLYGDTLVCGFARIHGYEVGIVANNGILFSESALKGAHFIELCNQRGIPLVFLQNITGFMVGREYENKGIARDGAKLVTAVACSVVPKFTVVIGGSFGAGNYGMCGRAYDPRFLWMWPNARISVMGGEQAASVLATVRNDTRGDLEDEAAVEAFKAPIREQYETQGSPYYASARLWDDGIIDPADTRRVLGMALAATSYVPIPEPRYGIFRM, encoded by the coding sequence ATGCGTGAGCTCGTCGACGACCTGCGTGCCCGGCTCGCGCGGGTCCGCCTCGGCGGCTCGGAGAGCGCCCGCCGCAAGCACACCGACCGCGGCAAGCTGCTGGCCCGCGACCGGGTCGACCGGCTGCTCGACCCCGGCAGCCCGTTCCTCGAGCTGGCGCCGCTGGCGGCGTACGGCATGTACGGCGCCGGAGCGGGCGGCGAGGCCGAGGACCACGCCGTCCCGTCCGCCGGCGTGGTCGCTGGGATCGGCCGCGTGTCCGGCCGGGAGTGCGTCGTGGTCGCCAACGACGCCACCGTCAAGGGCGGCACCTACTACCCGATGACGGTCAAGAAGCACCTGCGCGCCCAGACCATCGCCGCGGAGAACCACCTGCCCTGCATCTACCTCGTCGACTCCGGCGGGGCCTTCCTGCCCATGCAGGACGAGGTGTTCCCCGACCGCGAGCACTTCGGCCGGATCTTCTTCAACCAGGCGAACCTGTCCGCGCAGGGGATCCCCCAGATCGCCAGCGTCATGGGCTCGTGCACGGCCGGCGGCGCCTACGTGCCGGCGATGTCGGACGAGACGGTCATCGTGCGCAACCAGGGCACGATCTTCCTCGGCGGCCCGCCGCTGGTGAAGGCTGCCACCGGCGAGGTCGTGACGGCCGAGGACCTCGGCGGCGGCGACGTGCACGCCCGGACGTCCGGGGTGGTCGACCACCTCGCCGAGGACGACGCCCACGCGCTCGCCATCGTCCGCTCGATCGTCGACACCCTGCCCGCCGTCCGCCCGGCCCGCGAGCCGGCCGCCGACGTCGAGGAGCCGCACGAGCCGCCGGAGTCGCTCTACGACGTCGTGCCGACCGACACCCGCACGCCGTACGACGTGCGCGAGGTCGTGCGGCGCGTGGTCGACGGCAGCCGGTTCCACGAGTTCAAGAAGCTCTACGGCGACACGCTGGTGTGCGGCTTCGCCCGGATCCACGGCTACGAGGTCGGCATCGTCGCCAACAACGGCATCCTGTTCAGCGAGTCGGCCCTCAAGGGCGCGCACTTCATCGAGCTGTGCAACCAGCGCGGGATCCCGCTGGTCTTCCTCCAGAACATCACCGGCTTCATGGTCGGGCGCGAGTACGAGAACAAGGGCATCGCCCGCGACGGCGCCAAGCTCGTCACCGCGGTCGCCTGCAGCGTCGTCCCGAAGTTCACCGTCGTCATCGGCGGCTCCTTCGGAGCCGGCAACTACGGCATGTGCGGGCGCGCCTACGACCCGCGCTTCCTGTGGATGTGGCCCAACGCGCGCATCTCGGTGATGGGCGGGGAGCAGGCCGCGTCTGTGCTGGCGACCGTCCGCAACGACACCCGCGGCGACCTCGAGGACGAGGCGGCCGTCGAGGCCTTCAAGGCCCCGATCCGCGAGCAGTACGAAACCCAGGGCTCGCCCTACTACGCCAGCGCGCGGCTGTGGGACGACGGGATCATCGACCCCGCCGACACCCGCCGGGTGCTGGGCATGGCGCTGGCGGCGACGTCGTACGTGCCCATCCCCGAGCCCCGCTACGGCATCTTCCGGATGTGA
- a CDS encoding ferritin produces the protein MKLSENLEHAFNAQITLEFQASLVYRQLAIELDLMDLSGIARWFRAQADEEILHAHKFIDHVSDRDNHPRIGAVQAPVAEVGSVLDAFEAAFAHEQKVSESIRSLYRQAEAEGDLDSRPLLNWFLEEQIEEEATVSEIVGRVKMINEDGPGLLRLDEELGARLPVAPAEPR, from the coding sequence ATGAAGCTCAGCGAGAACCTCGAGCACGCCTTCAACGCCCAGATCACGCTGGAGTTCCAGGCGTCGCTGGTCTACCGCCAGCTCGCGATCGAGCTCGATCTGATGGACCTGTCCGGCATCGCGCGGTGGTTCCGCGCGCAGGCCGACGAGGAGATCCTGCACGCGCACAAGTTCATCGACCACGTCTCCGACCGCGACAACCACCCGCGCATCGGTGCCGTCCAGGCCCCGGTCGCCGAGGTCGGGAGCGTGCTCGACGCCTTCGAGGCGGCGTTCGCCCACGAGCAGAAGGTCTCGGAGTCGATCCGCAGCCTCTACCGCCAGGCCGAGGCCGAGGGCGACCTCGACTCCCGCCCGCTGCTCAACTGGTTCCTCGAGGAGCAGATCGAGGAGGAGGCGACGGTCAGCGAGATCGTCGGCCGGGTCAAGATGATCAACGAGGACGGCCCGGGCCTGCTCCGCCTCGACGAGGAGCTCGGCGCCCGGCTGCCCGTCGCGCCGGCCGAGCCGCGCTGA
- a CDS encoding dipeptidase gives MDVSGLLAAHPVIDGHNDLLWAAREATAYDFTRLDVGAGGTPTHTDLPRMRAGGVGAQFWSAYVPCRLTGDAAVSATLEQVDAARLLTSTYADQLAWATTADEVEQAWATDRIASLVGVEGGHSIASSLGTLRALHTLGVRYLTLTHNANTPWADSATDAPVAGGLTAFGREVVREMNRIGIMVDLSHVSADTMRAALEVAEAPVVFSHSSARAVTDSPRNVPDDVLEAMARGGGVCMVTFVPRFVNAACADAHRELVAAAAAEGIPESDGTRFTAFEDGWALEHPRPTATLADVVAHCEHVREVAGIDHVGLGGDYDGCDELPVGLEDVSTYPALLSGLADRGWSEGDLARLTCRNTLRVMREVEDRADDLQERRGPSLARIEDLDGTPATPTQG, from the coding sequence ATGGACGTCTCGGGCCTGCTGGCCGCCCACCCGGTCATCGACGGGCACAACGACCTCCTCTGGGCGGCGCGCGAGGCGACGGCGTACGACTTCACCCGCCTCGACGTCGGCGCCGGCGGCACCCCCACCCACACCGACCTCCCGCGGATGCGCGCCGGTGGCGTCGGCGCGCAGTTCTGGTCGGCGTACGTCCCCTGCCGGCTCACCGGCGACGCGGCCGTCAGCGCCACGCTCGAGCAGGTCGACGCCGCCCGCCTCCTCACCAGCACGTACGCCGACCAGCTCGCGTGGGCGACGACCGCCGACGAGGTCGAGCAGGCGTGGGCGACGGACCGGATCGCCTCCCTGGTCGGCGTCGAGGGCGGGCACTCGATCGCCTCCTCGCTCGGCACCCTGCGGGCGCTGCACACGCTCGGCGTGCGCTACCTGACGCTCACCCACAACGCCAACACGCCGTGGGCCGACTCGGCCACCGACGCCCCGGTCGCCGGAGGCCTGACCGCCTTCGGCCGCGAGGTCGTGCGGGAGATGAACCGGATCGGGATCATGGTCGACCTCTCCCACGTCTCGGCCGACACGATGCGCGCGGCGCTGGAGGTGGCGGAGGCGCCGGTCGTGTTCAGCCACAGCTCGGCGCGTGCGGTCACCGACAGCCCGCGCAACGTCCCCGACGACGTGCTCGAGGCGATGGCCCGCGGCGGCGGCGTGTGCATGGTGACCTTCGTGCCGCGGTTCGTGAACGCCGCCTGCGCGGACGCCCACCGGGAGCTCGTCGCGGCGGCGGCGGCCGAGGGGATCCCGGAGTCCGACGGCACCCGGTTCACCGCCTTCGAGGACGGGTGGGCCCTCGAGCACCCGCGGCCGACGGCCACGCTCGCCGACGTCGTGGCGCACTGCGAGCACGTGCGCGAGGTGGCCGGCATCGACCACGTCGGCCTCGGCGGCGACTACGACGGGTGCGATGAGCTGCCGGTCGGCCTGGAGGACGTCTCCACCTACCCCGCGCTGCTGTCCGGGCTCGCCGACCGCGGCTGGTCGGAGGGCGACCTGGCCCGGCTGACGTGCCGCAACACGCTGCGGGTGATGCGCGAGGTCGAGGACCGCGCCGACGACCTCCAGGAGCGCCGCGGACCCAGCCTCGCCCGCATCGAGGACCTCGACGGGACCCCCGCCACGCCCACCCAGGGGTGA
- a CDS encoding hydroxymethylglutaryl-CoA lyase, producing the protein MSDLPMTVRADGLPERVTIYEVGPRDGLQNEQSVVPVEVKAEFVRRLVAAGLPIVEATSFVHPRWVPQLADAAELMADLGEEGRHLPVLVPNERGLDRALGLGLEHIAIFGSATETFASKNLNRTFDEQFAMFEPTVARAREAGMDVRAYVSMCFGDPWEGAVPIEQVVTAGTRLLDLGASQLSLGDTIGVATAGHVRALVAAFADAGVGTDRLAMHFHDTYGQALANTFSALQAGITTFDASAGGLGGCPYAKSATGNLATEDLVWMLTGLGIEHGVDLDAVVATSVWMAGRLGRPSPSAVVRALGSAG; encoded by the coding sequence ATGAGCGACCTCCCCATGACCGTGCGCGCCGACGGGCTCCCCGAGCGGGTCACGATCTACGAGGTCGGCCCCCGCGACGGCCTCCAGAACGAGCAGTCGGTCGTCCCGGTCGAGGTCAAGGCCGAGTTCGTACGACGCCTCGTCGCCGCCGGGCTGCCGATCGTCGAGGCCACCTCGTTCGTCCACCCGCGGTGGGTGCCGCAGCTCGCCGACGCCGCCGAGCTGATGGCCGACCTCGGCGAGGAGGGCCGGCACCTCCCCGTCCTCGTGCCCAACGAGCGTGGCCTCGACCGGGCCCTCGGGCTCGGGCTGGAGCACATCGCGATCTTCGGCAGCGCCACCGAGACCTTCGCGTCCAAGAACCTCAACCGCACCTTCGACGAGCAGTTCGCGATGTTCGAGCCGACGGTCGCGCGGGCCCGCGAGGCCGGGATGGACGTCCGGGCCTACGTCTCGATGTGCTTCGGCGACCCCTGGGAGGGCGCGGTGCCGATCGAGCAGGTCGTCACGGCCGGGACGCGGCTGCTCGACCTCGGCGCGAGCCAGCTCAGCCTCGGTGACACGATCGGCGTCGCGACCGCCGGGCACGTGCGGGCCCTCGTGGCCGCCTTCGCCGACGCCGGCGTCGGCACTGACCGGTTGGCGATGCACTTCCACGACACCTACGGCCAGGCGCTCGCCAACACGTTCTCGGCGCTGCAGGCCGGCATCACGACCTTCGACGCCAGCGCGGGCGGGCTCGGCGGCTGCCCCTACGCCAAGTCGGCCACCGGCAACCTCGCGACCGAGGACCTGGTGTGGATGCTCACCGGGCTCGGGATCGAGCACGGGGTCGACCTCGACGCCGTCGTCGCCACCAGCGTGTGGATGGCCGGCCGCCTGGGTCGCCCCAGCCCCAGCGCCGTCGTACGAGCCCTCGGGTCCGCGGGGTAG
- a CDS encoding TetR/AcrR family transcriptional regulator: MTPRRQQILDIAAELFAARGFHGVSVAELGSACGISGPALYKHFESKDAMLAEMLVRISETLLTEGRARVAKADGAREALVALVEWHIEFALDHRALIVVHNRDWSSLPDEARERVRALQRAYVDVWATEVRRFDGDLSPEASRTRAHVLFGLLNSTPHSGRLPDPQMHDVLRDMAHGALGLG, from the coding sequence GTGACCCCCCGTCGCCAGCAGATCCTCGACATCGCGGCCGAGCTCTTCGCCGCGCGCGGGTTCCACGGCGTCTCGGTCGCCGAGCTCGGCTCGGCCTGCGGGATCTCGGGGCCCGCGCTCTACAAGCACTTCGAGTCCAAGGACGCGATGCTCGCCGAGATGCTGGTCCGCATCAGCGAGACGCTGCTCACCGAGGGGCGGGCGCGGGTGGCCAAGGCCGACGGGGCCCGCGAGGCGCTCGTCGCGCTCGTCGAGTGGCACATCGAGTTCGCGCTCGATCACCGCGCCCTCATCGTCGTCCACAACCGCGACTGGAGCAGCCTGCCCGACGAGGCGCGCGAGCGCGTGCGCGCGCTGCAGCGGGCCTACGTCGACGTGTGGGCCACCGAGGTACGCCGCTTCGACGGCGACCTCAGCCCGGAGGCTTCGCGCACCCGGGCCCACGTGCTGTTCGGGCTGCTCAACTCCACGCCGCACAGCGGCCGGTTGCCCGACCCGCAGATGCACGACGTGCTGCGCGACATGGCCCACGGCGCGCTCGGGCTCGGCTGA
- a CDS encoding ATP-binding protein produces the protein MNTVLIANRGEIALRVMRTARRLGWRTVAIHTDLDAGAPHVRAADLAVRVGSYLDVNAVVAAARDSGAGYVHPGYGFLSERAPFARALAEAGITLVGPSADVMDAMGRKDAAREVATAAGVPVVPSYALEDDPATFTYPVLVKAAAGGGGKGMRIVRSAADYDEAFAAAQREARSSFGDDTILVETYVESGRHIEVQVMGDGHGHVLHFFERDCSTQRRHQKVLEEAPAPTISDEQRAAITSSAVALAAQCGYTGAGTVEFLLDDATGEFYFLEMNTRLQVEHPVTEEVVRVAGERVDLVELQLLVATGEPLPFGQDEISLDGHAVEARVYAEDSFHGFLPQAGRTSIVRWASGEGVRVDHALEPEQEVSTSYDPMLGKVIAWGADREAARSTLVAALEDTAVLGITTNTGFLRTLAASDEFRDASIDTAWLDRHEVPAPDDELAVVFAAFTEVLLDTMGQQGPWQADGWRMGADPAPDTVVLGDEPVLVDRHRDRVTRAGREHDVRLVSAADHTVHLLVDGRAERAVLNVQRDVVEVVHRGQRWVWVRPDPFGDHAAAAGDGTLLAPMPGTVLAVGVAEGQAVAEGETLGVMEAMKMELALKAPFAGTVTTVGASAGDLVKLGAVLFTVEADA, from the coding sequence ATGAACACCGTCCTGATCGCCAACCGCGGCGAGATCGCGCTGCGGGTCATGCGCACCGCGCGCCGCCTCGGGTGGCGCACCGTCGCCATCCACACCGACCTCGACGCCGGCGCTCCGCACGTGCGGGCCGCCGACCTCGCGGTGCGGGTGGGGTCCTACCTCGACGTCAACGCGGTCGTCGCCGCGGCGCGGGACAGCGGCGCCGGCTACGTCCACCCCGGCTACGGCTTCCTCTCCGAGCGGGCGCCGTTCGCCCGCGCGCTCGCCGAGGCCGGCATCACGCTGGTCGGCCCGTCCGCCGACGTGATGGACGCGATGGGCCGCAAGGACGCCGCCCGCGAGGTCGCGACCGCGGCCGGGGTGCCGGTCGTGCCGTCGTACGCGCTCGAGGACGACCCCGCGACGTTCACCTACCCCGTCCTGGTCAAGGCCGCGGCCGGCGGTGGCGGCAAGGGCATGCGGATCGTGCGGTCGGCGGCCGACTACGACGAGGCGTTCGCCGCCGCGCAGCGCGAGGCCCGCTCGTCCTTCGGCGACGACACCATCTTGGTGGAGACCTACGTCGAGTCCGGGCGCCACATCGAGGTGCAGGTGATGGGCGACGGCCACGGACACGTCCTTCACTTCTTCGAGCGCGACTGCTCGACCCAGCGCCGCCACCAGAAGGTGCTGGAGGAGGCGCCCGCACCGACCATCAGCGACGAGCAGCGGGCCGCCATCACGTCCTCGGCCGTCGCGCTCGCTGCGCAGTGCGGCTACACCGGCGCCGGCACGGTCGAGTTCCTGCTCGACGACGCGACCGGCGAGTTCTACTTCCTCGAGATGAACACCCGGCTCCAGGTCGAGCACCCGGTCACCGAGGAGGTCGTCAGGGTGGCGGGCGAGCGGGTGGACCTCGTCGAGCTCCAGCTGCTCGTGGCGACCGGCGAGCCGCTGCCCTTCGGGCAGGACGAGATCAGCCTCGACGGCCACGCCGTCGAGGCCCGCGTCTACGCCGAGGACTCCTTCCACGGCTTCCTGCCGCAGGCCGGGCGCACGTCGATCGTGCGGTGGGCGTCCGGCGAGGGCGTCCGCGTCGACCACGCCCTCGAGCCCGAGCAGGAGGTCAGCACCTCCTACGACCCGATGCTCGGCAAGGTGATCGCCTGGGGCGCCGACCGCGAGGCCGCCCGCTCCACCCTCGTCGCCGCCCTCGAGGACACCGCCGTCCTCGGCATCACCACCAACACCGGCTTCCTGCGCACGCTCGCCGCCTCCGACGAGTTCCGCGACGCCTCGATCGACACCGCCTGGCTCGACCGGCACGAGGTCCCAGCGCCCGACGACGAGCTCGCCGTGGTGTTCGCGGCCTTCACCGAGGTGCTGCTCGACACGATGGGGCAGCAGGGGCCGTGGCAGGCCGACGGCTGGCGGATGGGAGCCGACCCCGCACCCGACACGGTCGTCCTGGGCGACGAGCCGGTGCTGGTCGACCGGCACCGCGACCGGGTGACGCGCGCCGGTCGCGAGCACGACGTACGCCTGGTGTCGGCGGCCGACCACACCGTCCACCTGCTCGTCGACGGCCGCGCCGAGCGCGCCGTGCTCAACGTGCAGCGCGACGTCGTCGAGGTCGTGCACCGGGGCCAGCGCTGGGTGTGGGTGCGGCCCGACCCGTTCGGCGACCACGCCGCCGCGGCCGGGGACGGCACCCTGCTCGCGCCCATGCCCGGCACCGTCCTCGCGGTGGGCGTCGCCGAGGGCCAGGCCGTGGCGGAGGGTGAGACGCTGGGGGTGATGGAGGCGATGAAGATGGAGCTCGCGCTCAAGGCGCCCTTCGCCGGCACCGTGACCACGGTCGGCGCCTCCGCCGGAGACCTCGTGAAGCTCGGCGCCGTCCTCTTCACGGTCGAGGCGGACGCATGA
- a CDS encoding DEAD/DEAH box helicase gives MSVVPVTGPARLLVGEPPREGSVEFTDDRRTIVMPIRGALPVLGKVRDRADIHPSVALLAGAALMGLQLVASGRFAPDPEGRHWQVAGLDTADERRIGELARARASDGFDEATAEGMVRGLLDAVVDTMPRTTPGRSRHRAPAATVRTPPPSSPDDFSDRLQQRIARIRARGRDDRPHLVSISFRIEADEEELVAGAVRLVMQVHAVDNAAHVADASELWADAGPDAAHGFGERARTHAAIALRSAADAWSVLDRLLDLRIPDEITLDSDEILSLLDGGAAALTEAGHPVMWPKYLDREVTQRVELGHQKAAGRREEPLQDGLFGPQALFGFEWQLSLHGEELTADEMDELARTTSPIIKLRDNWVAVDSAVIKRARKRLIRTVTPVQALAATLTGVVDIEDAPYEAVVGASLLEVRDRVREAVTGDLVAVPAALDAELRDYQRRGLSWLAELTSLGLGACLADDMGLGKTITLIALHLHRAGEGGGAPTLVVCPASLLGNWEAEIRRFAPGVAVRRHHGSARDLDGVSGGFVLTTYGTMRNDAELLAEVPWDLVVADEAQHVKNSRSAAARALRTIPSTARVALTGTPVENDLTELWSILDWAIPGLLGSRNAFRKVWAGPIESGLEPTKARQFADLIGPFLLRRRKSDPGVAPELPPKTETDHLLGLTREQVVLYETLVRESMRRIEEADEETRRGLVLKLLTGLKQICNHPAHFLRQPNPKMRGRSEKIELLDELVGTVIAEDGAVLVFTQYVAMARLLERHLAAAGVPHQLLHGGTPVRERDAMVARFQAGGTPVFLLSLKAGGTGLNLTRADHVIHLDRWWNPAVEDQATDRAYRIGQTKPVQVHRFITQGTIEEKIAELLARKRSLADSVLAGGETALTELSDAELRELVELRR, from the coding sequence ATGAGTGTCGTCCCGGTCACCGGCCCCGCCAGGCTGCTGGTGGGCGAGCCGCCCCGCGAGGGGTCGGTCGAGTTCACCGACGACCGCCGCACGATCGTCATGCCGATCCGCGGTGCGCTGCCGGTGCTGGGCAAGGTCCGCGACCGGGCCGACATCCACCCCTCGGTCGCGCTGCTGGCCGGCGCCGCGCTGATGGGCCTGCAGCTCGTCGCGTCCGGCCGCTTCGCACCGGACCCGGAGGGCCGGCACTGGCAGGTCGCCGGGCTCGACACCGCCGACGAGCGCCGCATCGGCGAGCTCGCCCGGGCCCGGGCCTCCGACGGCTTCGACGAGGCGACCGCCGAGGGCATGGTGCGCGGGCTCCTCGACGCCGTGGTCGACACGATGCCCCGCACGACTCCCGGCCGGTCGCGGCACCGGGCCCCGGCCGCGACCGTGCGCACCCCGCCGCCGTCGAGCCCCGACGACTTCAGCGACCGGCTCCAGCAGCGCATCGCCCGCATCCGGGCGCGCGGCCGCGACGACCGACCCCACCTCGTCTCGATCTCCTTCCGCATCGAGGCCGACGAGGAGGAGCTGGTCGCCGGCGCCGTGCGGCTGGTGATGCAGGTGCACGCGGTCGACAACGCCGCCCACGTCGCCGACGCCTCCGAGCTGTGGGCCGACGCCGGCCCCGACGCCGCCCACGGGTTCGGCGAGCGGGCCCGCACCCACGCCGCGATCGCGTTGCGCTCGGCGGCCGACGCGTGGTCGGTGCTCGACCGGCTGCTCGACCTCCGCATCCCCGACGAGATCACCCTCGACTCCGACGAGATCCTCTCCCTCCTCGACGGCGGCGCCGCTGCGCTGACCGAGGCGGGCCACCCGGTGATGTGGCCGAAGTACCTCGACCGCGAGGTGACCCAGCGCGTCGAGCTCGGGCACCAGAAGGCCGCCGGCCGACGCGAGGAGCCGCTGCAGGACGGGCTCTTCGGACCGCAGGCGCTCTTCGGGTTCGAGTGGCAGCTCTCCCTCCACGGCGAGGAGCTCACCGCCGACGAGATGGACGAGCTGGCGCGCACGACCAGCCCGATCATCAAGCTCCGCGACAACTGGGTCGCGGTCGACTCGGCGGTCATCAAGCGCGCCCGCAAGCGGCTGATCCGCACGGTGACGCCCGTGCAGGCCCTCGCCGCCACCCTCACCGGCGTCGTCGACATCGAGGACGCTCCCTACGAGGCCGTGGTCGGCGCGAGCCTGCTCGAGGTCCGCGACCGGGTCCGGGAGGCGGTGACCGGCGACCTCGTGGCCGTCCCGGCCGCGCTGGACGCCGAGCTCCGCGACTACCAGCGCCGTGGGCTGTCCTGGCTGGCCGAGCTCACCTCGCTCGGGCTCGGTGCCTGCCTGGCCGACGACATGGGGCTCGGCAAGACGATCACCCTCATCGCGCTGCACCTCCACCGGGCGGGGGAGGGCGGTGGCGCCCCGACGCTCGTGGTCTGCCCGGCGTCGCTGCTCGGCAACTGGGAGGCCGAGATCCGCCGCTTCGCGCCCGGGGTCGCCGTACGCCGCCACCACGGCAGCGCGCGCGACCTCGACGGCGTCAGCGGCGGTTTCGTCCTGACGACGTACGGCACGATGCGCAACGACGCCGAGCTGCTGGCGGAGGTGCCGTGGGACCTCGTCGTCGCCGACGAGGCACAGCACGTCAAGAACTCGCGGTCCGCCGCCGCCCGCGCGCTGCGCACCATCCCGAGCACCGCGCGGGTCGCCCTGACCGGCACGCCGGTCGAGAACGACCTCACCGAGCTGTGGTCGATCCTCGACTGGGCGATCCCGGGGCTGCTGGGCAGCCGCAACGCCTTCCGCAAGGTGTGGGCGGGGCCGATCGAGTCGGGCCTCGAGCCCACCAAGGCGCGCCAGTTCGCCGACCTCATCGGTCCCTTCCTGCTGCGGCGGCGCAAGTCCGACCCCGGCGTCGCCCCCGAGCTGCCGCCCAAGACCGAGACCGACCACCTGCTCGGGCTCACCCGCGAGCAGGTCGTCCTCTACGAGACGCTCGTGCGCGAGTCGATGCGCCGCATCGAGGAGGCCGACGAGGAGACCCGCCGCGGCCTCGTGCTCAAGCTGCTGACCGGCCTCAAGCAGATCTGCAACCACCCGGCCCACTTCTTGCGCCAGCCCAACCCCAAGATGCGCGGCCGCTCGGAGAAGATCGAGCTCCTGGACGAGCTGGTCGGCACCGTGATCGCCGAGGACGGGGCCGTGCTCGTCTTCACCCAGTACGTCGCGATGGCCCGGTTGCTCGAGCGCCACCTCGCCGCGGCCGGCGTGCCCCACCAGCTGCTCCACGGCGGCACGCCGGTGCGCGAGCGCGACGCGATGGTGGCAAGGTTCCAGGCCGGGGGCACGCCGGTCTTCCTGCTGTCGCTGAAGGCGGGCGGCACGGGCCTCAACCTCACCCGCGCCGACCACGTCATCCACCTCGACCGCTGGTGGAACCCGGCCGTCGAGGACCAGGCCACCGACCGGGCCTACCGCATCGGGCAGACCAAGCCGGTGCAGGTGCACCGCTTCATCACGCAGGGCACCATCGAGGAGAAGATCGCCGAGCTGCTGGCACGCAAGCGCTCGCTGGCCGACTCGGTGCTGGCCGGTGGCGAGACCGCGCTCACGGAGCTGTCCGACGCCGAGCTGCGCGAGCTCGTGGAGCTGCGCCGGTGA
- a CDS encoding SWIM zinc finger family protein, which translates to MTTPASGTTYPRLAARRGAGAGTWWSKAVLRAVEEAAFSAQDLRKGRALARAGSVGSITVAEGGAVAAVTDGQDAWTVEVTVPVLDESDAAAFTELVAAESGRIGALMTGQLPHSLVEAVEEAGVELLPYGGELGSACACDAWLDPCPHALAVLTQLAWLIQADPFVLTHLRGLSRERVLRDLHRITTPHVAVGDDGGPGGADATEPAGGPDQLDDLVVAEDAAVRAARLLQLEHPFDAW; encoded by the coding sequence GTGACCACCCCGGCCAGCGGCACGACCTACCCCCGGCTGGCCGCGCGCCGCGGCGCCGGGGCCGGCACCTGGTGGAGCAAGGCGGTGCTGCGTGCCGTCGAGGAGGCGGCCTTCAGCGCCCAGGACCTGCGGAAGGGGCGCGCGCTGGCTCGCGCCGGCTCGGTCGGCTCCATCACCGTCGCCGAGGGCGGGGCGGTCGCCGCGGTCACCGACGGCCAGGACGCGTGGACCGTCGAGGTGACCGTCCCGGTGCTCGACGAGTCCGACGCGGCGGCGTTCACCGAGCTGGTGGCGGCGGAGTCCGGCCGCATCGGGGCCCTGATGACCGGCCAGCTGCCGCACTCCCTGGTCGAGGCGGTGGAGGAGGCGGGGGTCGAGCTGCTGCCCTACGGCGGCGAGCTGGGTTCGGCGTGCGCCTGCGACGCCTGGCTGGACCCGTGCCCCCACGCGCTCGCGGTGCTGACGCAGCTGGCCTGGCTCATCCAGGCGGATCCGTTCGTGCTGACCCACCTGCGCGGGCTCTCACGTGAGCGGGTGCTGCGCGACCTGCACCGGATCACGACGCCACACGTGGCCGTGGGCGACGACGGCGGTCCGGGCGGCGCGGACGCGACGGAGCCAGCCGGAGGGCCGGACCAGCTCGACGACCTCGTCGTGGCCGAGGACGCGGCGGTGCGGGCCGCTCGGCTGCTCCAGCTGGAGCACCCGTTCGACGCCTGGTGA